Proteins from a genomic interval of Treponema succinifaciens DSM 2489:
- a CDS encoding flavodoxin, whose amino-acid sequence MKKLLISLLAGGILMFGANAQSSQGTQNAKKTVVCYFSATGTTQRLAKTAASALGADLHEIVPAQKYSSADLNWRDNNSRCVKENNDNKSRPAIANSIDLSGYGNVIIAYPIWWGFAPKIVYTFVEQNDLNGKNLVVLCTSGGSGLGRSGSDLAKHAKGAVLKGGREFRGSASGAEVKKYIDSILK is encoded by the coding sequence ATGAAAAAACTTTTAATTTCACTTTTGGCAGGAGGAATTCTTATGTTTGGAGCAAATGCGCAGAGTTCACAGGGAACACAAAACGCAAAAAAGACGGTTGTCTGCTATTTCAGCGCGACAGGGACTACGCAGCGGCTCGCAAAAACAGCGGCTTCGGCTTTGGGCGCGGACTTGCACGAAATTGTTCCGGCGCAAAAATATTCTAGCGCGGACTTGAACTGGCGAGACAATAATTCTCGCTGCGTAAAAGAAAACAACGACAATAAAAGCCGTCCTGCAATCGCAAACTCGATCGACCTGAGTGGCTACGGCAACGTGATTATCGCATATCCAATCTGGTGGGGATTCGCTCCAAAAATCGTCTACACATTCGTTGAACAGAACGACCTGAACGGCAAGAATCTTGTGGTGCTCTGCACAAGCGGCGGAAGCGGACTTGGACGAAGCGGCTCTGACTTGGCAAAGCACGCAAAAGGCGCAGTTCTGAAAGGTGGCCGGGAATTCAGAGGAAGCGCATCCGGTGCGGAAGTGAAAAAATATATTGACAGCATTTTGAAATAA
- a CDS encoding cyclophilin-like fold protein, translated as MKKLLLSFFIIAALAASSCAFAENAVNGENMKISVSDGKNKIVYELNASGQSKSLYSQLPIKVQIENYSTNEKIFYPKEKIPLKNGIEGSGDSGTLAYFSPWGNIVLFYGKFSGYPGLFILGKAVSGAENIKNLSGIVSVEAEK; from the coding sequence GTGAAAAAACTTTTGCTTTCATTTTTTATCATTGCGGCTTTGGCGGCGAGTTCCTGTGCTTTTGCGGAAAATGCCGTAAATGGAGAAAATATGAAAATCAGTGTTTCGGACGGAAAAAATAAAATCGTTTATGAACTGAACGCAAGCGGGCAGAGCAAATCGCTTTACAGTCAGCTTCCGATAAAAGTTCAGATTGAAAACTACAGCACAAACGAAAAAATCTTTTATCCGAAAGAAAAAATTCCGCTGAAAAACGGAATTGAAGGCTCAGGCGATTCGGGAACGCTGGCATATTTTTCGCCGTGGGGAAATATCGTTCTTTTTTACGGAAAATTCAGCGGGTATCCTGGACTTTTTATTCTTGGAAAAGCGGTCAGCGGCGCGGAGAATATAAAAAATCTTTCAGGCATTGTTAGCGTGGAAGCGGAAAAATAA